Proteins encoded by one window of Rhodoligotrophos appendicifer:
- a CDS encoding DoxX family protein, whose amino-acid sequence MTPQPISSILENRFTFLIARVLLTLPFWASGLSKLIMFDQGVAEMEHFGFTPGVVFNVAVIVTQLGGSLLVILNRATWLGAGALAVFTALTILLVHTFWNEEGEAAMISMFFALEHISVIGGLILVSILAQRDSLTS is encoded by the coding sequence ATGACGCCGCAACCGATCAGTTCCATTCTGGAAAACCGCTTCACCTTTCTCATCGCCCGCGTCCTCCTCACTCTGCCGTTCTGGGCGAGCGGTCTGTCTAAATTGATCATGTTTGACCAGGGCGTGGCCGAAATGGAGCATTTTGGCTTCACCCCGGGAGTTGTTTTCAATGTTGCCGTCATCGTCACCCAGCTCGGAGGCTCTCTTCTGGTGATCCTCAATCGTGCCACCTGGCTCGGCGCAGGCGCTCTGGCTGTGTTCACGGCCCTGACCATCCTTCTGGTTCATACCTTCTGGAACGAGGAGGGAGAGGCGGCCATGATATCGATGTTTTTCGCGCTGGAGCATATCTCGGTGATCGGCGGCCTGATATTGGTGTCGATCCTCGCGCAGAGGGACTCCCTCACATCCTAG
- a CDS encoding ABC transporter substrate-binding protein, translating into MVLVRSALAAFFVAMMMPAFALAQEGVLRVGTEGAYPPFNFFDSNRQLQGFDVDIANAVCEKLKMKCEFTAQDWDGIIPALLAKKFDVIIASMSITEERKKKVDFTNKYYNTPARFVAAKDSDVKSVDPAALAGKTLGAQSATIHANYLQEKYKDAEIKLYGSQDEANLDLVSGRLDAILADSTVLYEWMKTADGKCCEFVGEPLSDPAFFGIGAGFALRKDETELREKLNKAIAEIRADGTYEKINAKYFPFSVY; encoded by the coding sequence CGCGGCATTTTTCGTCGCGATGATGATGCCCGCTTTTGCATTGGCGCAGGAGGGAGTGCTCCGTGTGGGAACGGAAGGTGCATACCCTCCCTTCAATTTCTTCGATTCGAACCGCCAGCTCCAGGGTTTCGACGTCGATATCGCCAATGCGGTTTGCGAAAAACTGAAGATGAAGTGCGAATTCACGGCCCAGGACTGGGACGGGATTATTCCGGCCCTCCTGGCCAAGAAGTTTGACGTGATCATCGCATCGATGTCCATCACGGAAGAACGCAAGAAGAAGGTGGATTTTACCAACAAATACTACAATACGCCGGCACGTTTCGTCGCGGCCAAGGATAGCGATGTGAAATCGGTTGACCCCGCTGCCCTGGCCGGCAAGACGCTTGGGGCGCAGTCGGCGACCATCCACGCCAACTACCTTCAGGAAAAATACAAGGACGCCGAGATTAAGTTGTATGGCTCCCAGGATGAAGCCAATCTCGACCTTGTCTCCGGGCGGCTCGATGCGATCCTGGCGGACTCGACTGTCCTGTACGAATGGATGAAAACGGCGGATGGAAAGTGCTGCGAATTCGTCGGAGAGCCGCTCAGTGACCCCGCCTTTTTCGGGATCGGCGCGGGCTTTGCGCTCCGAAAGGATGAAACCGAACTGCGGGAAAAGCTGAATAAGGCGATCGCCGAGATCCGCGCTGATGGCACCTACGAGAAGATCAACGCGAAGTATTTCCCCTTCTCGGTATATTGA
- a CDS encoding ABC transporter permease, protein MADAMTLLSFGPEGWGDELAAGAWLTIRLALATVPVGLVCGFLLALGRNSENRYLRASCDAFTTVFRGLPELLTLFIVYYGGQLLLQRFVLLFSDIDIQIHQFLAGLIALSLVFMSFASEVFLGALRAVPKGQPEAAMALGLKHRQTMVLVIFPQLMRHALPGLSNLWLSLVKDTSLVSVIALTDLLRQTSIAVGVTKQPFLFYSVACLIYLALSMVSSIGLTGIERWADRGMRGNRR, encoded by the coding sequence ATGGCTGATGCCATGACCCTCCTGTCGTTTGGACCGGAGGGCTGGGGAGATGAACTTGCAGCCGGAGCCTGGCTGACCATCAGGTTGGCATTGGCGACGGTACCCGTGGGACTCGTCTGCGGGTTTCTTCTCGCTTTGGGTCGAAACAGTGAGAACCGGTATCTCAGAGCCTCATGTGACGCCTTCACCACCGTCTTTCGCGGCCTCCCGGAGCTTCTGACGCTGTTCATCGTCTACTATGGCGGTCAGCTTCTACTGCAACGCTTCGTATTGCTCTTCAGCGACATCGACATTCAGATCCATCAGTTCCTGGCAGGGCTCATCGCCCTGTCGCTGGTCTTCATGTCCTTCGCCAGCGAAGTCTTTCTCGGGGCTCTGCGTGCCGTTCCCAAGGGTCAGCCTGAAGCCGCGATGGCGCTGGGCCTGAAGCATCGCCAGACCATGGTTTTGGTCATTTTCCCGCAACTCATGCGCCATGCCCTGCCGGGTCTGTCGAACCTGTGGCTTTCTTTGGTCAAGGACACATCCCTGGTGTCGGTCATTGCCCTCACCGACCTCCTCCGCCAAACCAGCATTGCCGTCGGCGTGACGAAACAGCCATTCCTCTTCTACTCCGTCGCTTGCCTGATTTACCTCGCCCTCTCCATGGTCTCCTCGATCGGATTGACGGGGATCGAGCGTTGGGCGGATCGGGGTATGCGGGGCAACCGGCGATGA
- a CDS encoding PAS domain-containing hybrid sensor histidine kinase/response regulator, whose product MFNSWTIIAVALGYLGALFAVASYYDRVRKRRQGTPRPLVYALSLGVYCTSWTFYGSVGLSARTGFEFLPIYIGPIIVFALGWPIIRHIVDLAKRHNITSIADFIAARYGKNQALGAAVSAVAVLGVIPYISLQLKAVANSLTTLLAISGSETDGVLGIPVIGDLALVVAIAMAAFTMLFGTRHIDATEHQDGVIAAIALESVVKLIAFLLVGSFIVFGMMGGVGSMIEAVSHHPEIEGLLTRGFEGGRWITMTLLSTLAVILLPRQFHVTVVENTSLSDVKRAAWLFPLYLVAINIFVVPIAIAGLLTFGVGATNADSFVLALPVAAGAPIFTLIAFIGGLSAATAMVIVASLALSIMVSNNIAVPLLLKRQERNSQSVDDMGAVLLMIRRGAILIIMALGYVFHRMIGNSFALADIGLLSFAAIAQFAPAFFIGLIWRRATAKGAMAGVLVGTFMWGYTLLLPALVNSGWFSPMILEHGPFDIALLRPEFLFNLEFEPLAHGVFWSLLLNITAYVSVSLLTLPQPIERLQASIFVSSERSVATPSFRLWRTAVSVGDVRRTVARYLGVERTDRSFAEFASSRNIALDDHAEADIRLLRFSEHVLASAVGAASSRLVLSLMLQRFSGNTRGAMRLLDDASAAIQYNRDLLQSAIDHVRQGIAVFDRDLSLICWNRQFGLLLELPEDMERIGIPIHEIARTIIVRADLGSEDPEKAVTRRINNLIVTRAPYQERMRSGTIIEARSNLMPDGGIVVTFADITEREKASEALQKANESLERRVQERTVELLALNSEYGRAKAEAEAANLGKTRFIAAASHDILQPLNAARLYTSSLVERNRRTVDKQLIRNIDASLEAVEEILSALLDISRLDAGAMKPDLTSFQLDELFKALEVEFGPVATEKGLKLTFVATSLTVQSDRRLLRRALQNLVSNGIKYTQSGGLVVGCRQHGGGVAIEVHDSGPGIPDSKLKVIFQEFQRLDSTAGDVPGLGLGLSIVERIVNVLGHSLDVRSKIGRGSVFAIHLPTTGRASQAPKVRLPRIPTAHLNGISVLCIDNEAAILEGMESLLSAWGCQVMIAKDAEEAMAWIREDIRVDIILADYHLQQDTGLALIERLRRKAQQKLPAVLITADRSRILQSRATDLDVGYLTKPLRPASLRALIAQSLIRAAAEVAE is encoded by the coding sequence ATGTTTAACAGCTGGACCATCATTGCCGTGGCACTGGGCTATCTCGGGGCCTTGTTCGCGGTGGCCAGCTACTACGACCGGGTCCGTAAGCGCCGGCAGGGGACACCACGTCCGCTGGTCTATGCCCTCAGCCTCGGCGTGTATTGCACCTCCTGGACCTTCTACGGCAGCGTCGGCCTCTCGGCCCGCACGGGTTTCGAGTTCCTGCCCATCTATATCGGGCCCATCATCGTCTTTGCGCTTGGGTGGCCCATCATCCGGCACATCGTCGACCTGGCAAAACGGCACAACATTACCTCGATCGCCGATTTCATCGCGGCCCGCTACGGAAAGAACCAAGCTCTCGGCGCTGCCGTCTCGGCGGTCGCGGTTCTCGGCGTCATTCCCTACATCTCCCTGCAACTCAAGGCCGTCGCCAATTCGCTGACCACGCTGCTCGCGATTTCCGGTTCCGAGACCGATGGCGTTCTCGGGATCCCCGTGATCGGCGACCTCGCACTGGTCGTCGCCATCGCCATGGCGGCATTCACGATGCTCTTCGGCACACGACATATCGATGCCACGGAGCACCAGGACGGGGTCATCGCGGCAATCGCTCTCGAGTCGGTGGTGAAGCTGATTGCCTTCCTCCTGGTCGGCAGCTTCATCGTGTTCGGCATGATGGGGGGAGTAGGCTCGATGATCGAGGCCGTCTCGCACCATCCCGAGATCGAGGGGCTGCTCACGCGGGGCTTCGAAGGCGGGCGCTGGATCACGATGACCCTGCTGTCGACCCTTGCCGTCATCCTGCTTCCCCGCCAGTTCCATGTGACCGTCGTCGAGAATACCAGCCTGTCCGACGTGAAAAGGGCAGCCTGGTTGTTTCCCCTCTATCTGGTCGCCATCAACATTTTCGTCGTTCCCATCGCGATCGCAGGACTGCTCACATTCGGCGTCGGGGCGACGAATGCCGACAGCTTCGTGCTTGCTCTTCCTGTCGCTGCAGGAGCGCCGATCTTCACACTGATCGCTTTCATCGGAGGGCTTTCTGCCGCAACGGCAATGGTGATCGTCGCATCGCTCGCCCTGTCCATCATGGTCAGCAACAACATCGCTGTTCCCCTGCTGCTGAAGAGGCAGGAGCGAAACTCTCAGAGCGTCGACGACATGGGAGCCGTGCTCCTCATGATCCGGCGGGGAGCGATCCTGATCATCATGGCGCTGGGCTACGTGTTTCACCGGATGATCGGCAACTCGTTCGCTCTCGCCGATATCGGCCTGCTGTCCTTCGCAGCGATCGCTCAGTTCGCGCCTGCCTTCTTCATCGGACTGATCTGGCGCAGGGCGACCGCCAAAGGCGCAATGGCCGGCGTGCTCGTCGGCACCTTCATGTGGGGCTACACCTTGCTCCTGCCAGCGCTCGTCAATTCCGGCTGGTTCTCCCCCATGATCCTCGAGCACGGGCCGTTCGACATCGCGCTGCTGCGACCAGAGTTTTTGTTCAACCTGGAGTTCGAACCCCTCGCCCACGGCGTCTTCTGGAGCCTGCTGCTAAACATCACGGCTTATGTCTCGGTGTCGCTGCTGACGCTGCCGCAGCCGATCGAACGCCTGCAGGCGAGCATTTTCGTCTCCAGCGAGCGATCCGTGGCGACCCCGAGCTTCCGGCTTTGGCGGACAGCCGTCTCGGTCGGAGACGTCCGGCGGACGGTGGCCCGCTATCTCGGAGTGGAACGCACGGATCGATCCTTCGCCGAATTCGCCAGCAGCCGAAACATCGCTCTCGACGATCATGCGGAAGCCGACATCCGATTGCTTCGCTTTTCGGAACATGTGCTGGCCAGCGCGGTCGGGGCGGCATCTTCGCGTCTCGTCCTGTCGCTCATGCTTCAGCGCTTCAGCGGCAATACCCGGGGCGCCATGCGGCTCCTGGACGATGCCTCGGCGGCGATCCAGTACAATAGAGACCTGCTGCAGTCGGCCATCGACCACGTCCGCCAGGGGATTGCGGTCTTCGACCGTGATCTGAGCCTGATCTGCTGGAATCGCCAGTTCGGCCTGCTGCTGGAACTGCCGGAGGACATGGAAAGGATCGGCATACCGATCCACGAGATCGCCAGAACAATCATCGTGCGGGCCGATCTCGGTAGCGAGGATCCGGAAAAAGCCGTCACGCGGCGTATCAACAATCTCATCGTCACGCGCGCTCCCTATCAGGAGAGGATGAGGTCCGGAACGATCATCGAGGCACGATCCAACCTGATGCCGGATGGCGGCATCGTAGTGACGTTCGCGGACATCACAGAGCGCGAGAAAGCGTCCGAGGCGCTGCAAAAGGCCAATGAGAGCCTCGAGCGGCGAGTCCAGGAGCGGACTGTCGAATTGCTGGCCCTGAACAGCGAATACGGGCGGGCGAAGGCCGAGGCCGAGGCCGCCAATCTCGGCAAGACACGGTTCATCGCAGCGGCAAGCCATGACATCCTACAGCCCCTCAATGCCGCGCGGCTCTACACCTCAAGCCTGGTGGAGCGTAACCGGCGAACCGTCGACAAGCAGCTCATTCGCAACATCGACGCGTCGCTGGAGGCGGTCGAGGAAATTCTGTCGGCTCTCCTGGACATTTCCCGTCTCGATGCAGGCGCGATGAAGCCGGACCTCACCTCCTTCCAATTGGACGAACTGTTCAAGGCCCTCGAGGTGGAGTTCGGGCCGGTGGCGACAGAGAAGGGGCTGAAGCTGACCTTCGTCGCGACAAGCCTCACGGTGCAATCGGACAGGCGTCTCCTGAGACGGGCGCTGCAGAATCTCGTTTCCAACGGCATCAAGTACACGCAGTCGGGGGGGCTGGTCGTCGGCTGTCGTCAACATGGCGGAGGCGTGGCCATCGAAGTCCATGATTCCGGGCCGGGCATTCCCGACTCCAAGCTCAAGGTCATCTTCCAAGAGTTCCAGCGGCTCGACAGCACAGCCGGCGACGTGCCGGGGCTTGGGTTGGGATTGTCCATCGTCGAACGCATCGTCAATGTCCTGGGCCATAGCCTGGACGTCCGATCCAAGATCGGGCGGGGTTCGGTCTTCGCCATCCATTTGCCAACCACAGGCCGGGCGTCTCAGGCGCCCAAGGTCAGGCTGCCGCGCATCCCCACGGCGCATCTGAACGGGATCAGCGTCCTCTGCATCGACAATGAGGCCGCCATCCTCGAAGGCATGGAAAGCCTCCTTTCCGCCTGGGGCTGCCAGGTGATGATCGCGAAGGACGCCGAGGAGGCGATGGCCTGGATCAGGGAGGATATCCGGGTCGACATCATCCTGGCAGATTATCACCTGCAGCAGGATACGGGTCTTGCCCTCATCGAAAGACTGCGGAGAAAGGCGCAGCAGAAGCTCCCAGCCGTCCTGATCACGGCGGACCGCTCGCGGATCCTCCAGTCGCGCGCAACCGACCTCGATGTCGGCTATCTCACCAAACCTCTGCGGCCGGCTTCGCTGCGAGCCCTCATCGCCCAATCACTGATCAGAGCCGCCGCCGAAGTCGCGGAATAG
- a CDS encoding response regulator transcription factor gives MRDAAGSLRQAERKSEIMPSYRFIIADDHPLFRDALRQSLAASYENVDITEAGSLDEVITILEGAGPFDLVLLDLKMPGVQGLAGLAFLRAQFPDTPTIVVSATEEPPVMRRAIDLGASGFVPKSTPVGVIRAAVAEVLKGEIWLPADIAGSGSSDHETDEIARKIATLTPQQVRVLMMLREGLLNKQIAYGLGVSEATVKAHVSAVLQKLGVESRTQAVIAAGRIDGDRSYDS, from the coding sequence ATGAGAGATGCCGCCGGCTCACTGCGTCAGGCGGAGCGGAAAAGCGAGATAATGCCCTCCTATCGGTTCATCATAGCAGACGATCATCCCCTGTTTCGCGATGCTTTGCGGCAGTCCCTGGCAGCATCCTATGAAAATGTCGACATCACGGAAGCCGGTTCCCTCGACGAGGTCATCACGATCCTGGAGGGCGCCGGACCGTTCGATCTGGTCCTGCTCGACCTGAAGATGCCCGGGGTCCAGGGATTGGCGGGCCTGGCATTCCTCAGGGCGCAGTTTCCGGATACACCCACCATCGTGGTGTCCGCCACGGAGGAGCCGCCGGTGATGCGGCGCGCGATCGATCTCGGCGCGTCAGGCTTCGTGCCGAAATCAACCCCGGTCGGTGTCATCAGGGCCGCCGTGGCCGAAGTGCTCAAAGGCGAGATCTGGTTGCCGGCCGACATCGCAGGAAGCGGCAGCTCCGATCACGAAACTGATGAGATCGCCCGGAAAATCGCGACATTAACGCCGCAGCAGGTCAGAGTTCTCATGATGCTGCGGGAGGGATTGCTCAACAAGCAGATCGCCTATGGGCTCGGAGTCTCCGAGGCAACCGTCAAGGCACATGTCTCAGCGGTGCTGCAAAAGCTGGGCGTGGAGAGCCGGACGCAGGCGGTCATCGCAGCGGGCAGGATCGACGGCGACCGCAGCTACGACAGCTAA
- a CDS encoding pyridoxal phosphate-dependent aminotransferase: MQNEGASQMDAIRGSVKDEPESGIMTPINYGFGRQGLIPLWSGEGSLPTPAFISEACNASLTRGETFYTWQRGIPELRQALATYHQRLYRKDFSPENFFVTGGGMQSIQLAMQILTGEGDEVIIPTPAWPNYAAPLRLKGARPVEIPMTYAATGWSLDLDHLFDAVTERTKVIVLNTPSNPLGWVATLEDLVAIRDMARSRGLWIVSDEVYSRFYFSAGGTSSLPPSFIDVCDMEERLIMANTFSKNWAMTGWRVGWMSAPKLLGDAIENLIQYNTSGTAAFMQHGCIKALEDGEEFLAQQIALARANRDFVSRRLSEIDGIDFAMPEGAFYLFFKVEGMQDSMAASLRIIDEAGVGLAPGSAFGPGGEGFMRICLLRERHHTEEATGRLVRWFKNTWFGSRSGRA, translated from the coding sequence ATGCAGAACGAAGGGGCTTCGCAGATGGACGCGATCCGTGGCTCCGTGAAGGATGAGCCGGAAAGCGGAATCATGACGCCGATCAATTATGGCTTCGGCCGGCAAGGATTGATCCCTCTTTGGTCTGGGGAAGGCAGCCTGCCGACGCCGGCCTTCATCAGTGAAGCCTGCAACGCGAGCCTCACCAGGGGCGAGACCTTCTACACGTGGCAGCGCGGGATCCCGGAACTGCGCCAGGCGCTGGCAACCTATCACCAACGGCTCTATCGCAAGGACTTCTCGCCGGAGAATTTCTTTGTCACCGGCGGGGGCATGCAATCGATCCAATTGGCGATGCAGATCCTCACGGGTGAGGGTGACGAAGTCATCATCCCCACGCCCGCCTGGCCGAATTATGCGGCACCCCTGCGGCTCAAGGGCGCCCGCCCGGTCGAGATCCCCATGACCTATGCGGCAACCGGCTGGAGCCTTGATCTCGATCATCTTTTCGACGCTGTCACCGAGCGGACGAAGGTGATTGTCCTCAATACGCCGAGCAACCCGTTGGGCTGGGTCGCCACCTTGGAGGATCTCGTTGCCATCCGCGACATGGCGCGCAGCCGCGGGCTCTGGATCGTTTCCGATGAGGTCTATTCCCGTTTCTACTTCTCTGCCGGCGGCACCAGTTCCTTGCCCCCCTCCTTCATCGATGTGTGCGACATGGAGGAGCGCTTGATCATGGCCAACACCTTCTCCAAGAACTGGGCCATGACCGGCTGGCGTGTAGGCTGGATGTCAGCACCGAAGCTTTTGGGCGATGCGATAGAAAACCTCATCCAGTACAACACGTCGGGCACGGCTGCCTTCATGCAGCATGGCTGTATAAAGGCTCTCGAAGATGGCGAAGAGTTCTTGGCGCAGCAGATCGCCCTGGCCCGTGCGAATAGAGACTTCGTCTCGCGCCGGTTGTCTGAGATCGACGGCATCGATTTCGCCATGCCGGAAGGCGCTTTCTATTTGTTCTTCAAGGTCGAGGGGATGCAGGACTCCATGGCAGCGTCCCTGAGGATCATCGACGAGGCGGGCGTCGGGCTGGCGCCTGGCTCTGCCTTTGGCCCGGGCGGCGAGGGATTCATGCGCATCTGCCTGCTGCGCGAGCGGCATCACACCGAGGAGGCGACGGGCCGCTTGGTGCGCTGGTTTAAGAACACCTGGTTCGGGAGCAGATCCGGCCGAGCTTAG
- a CDS encoding trimethylamine methyltransferase family protein has translation MIDIRELSKQVSAKATKRAGGRAARMRERTNAPVIAFPTLQRNIPVYELLPAEAVEIIHDESMKILEEIGIEFRDEESLVYWRAAGATVENTRVHIDRDLLMSLVRKAPRQFTLNARNPQRSVRVGERNSIFIPMYGAPYVRDLDGKRRYGTKDDLYNFHRLAQMSPALHSSSSIICEPMDVPVPHRHLHINYGTLRWSDKPYMGIVTSKDRAEDTIAMAKIVFGDDFVRDNPVMASVVNANSPLVWDATMLDALKIYAAHNQPCLISPFALCGASTSASTVGSVAQVNAEALAGIAFTQLVRSGCPMVYGQFMVAVDMKTGAPMGGTPEAAQMTLIMGQLARFYGLPFRTSAFHVGSKIADAQAGYEGNMLMHAAILSGAHYIWHAAGWLEAGLTCGYGKFMLDAEQCEGWYRYAQGVNLDDLQDAMAAVRQVGPAGHFLGTQHTLDHFEKAFFMPSLMDFNSWEQWSAEGEHTAEQRGVEKAKALLANYEEPELDQAVHEELLDFIARREAVLPTAAA, from the coding sequence ATGATTGATATTCGTGAGCTTTCCAAACAGGTGAGTGCCAAGGCCACCAAAAGAGCCGGCGGCCGCGCCGCGCGCATGCGTGAACGAACGAACGCCCCCGTCATTGCCTTTCCCACTTTGCAACGGAACATCCCGGTCTACGAACTCCTCCCCGCCGAAGCCGTCGAAATCATTCACGACGAGTCCATGAAGATCTTGGAAGAGATCGGTATCGAGTTCCGGGACGAGGAATCCTTGGTCTATTGGCGCGCTGCGGGGGCGACGGTCGAGAACACCAGAGTGCATATCGACCGTGACCTGCTGATGAGCCTCGTCCGTAAAGCTCCCCGGCAGTTCACCCTCAATGCCCGCAATCCTCAACGCAGCGTGCGTGTGGGAGAGCGCAATTCCATTTTCATCCCCATGTATGGCGCGCCCTATGTCAGGGACTTGGACGGAAAGCGGCGTTACGGGACGAAGGATGATCTCTACAATTTTCATCGCCTGGCGCAGATGTCACCGGCGCTTCATTCGTCCAGTTCGATCATCTGTGAGCCGATGGACGTGCCCGTTCCTCACCGCCACCTGCACATAAATTATGGCACCCTGCGCTGGTCCGACAAACCCTATATGGGCATCGTGACATCGAAGGATCGGGCTGAGGACACGATCGCTATGGCCAAGATCGTCTTCGGCGACGATTTCGTCCGCGACAACCCCGTGATGGCCTCCGTCGTGAATGCCAACTCTCCCCTCGTCTGGGACGCCACGATGCTCGACGCGTTGAAGATCTATGCCGCGCATAACCAGCCGTGTCTGATTTCGCCCTTCGCCCTCTGTGGCGCCTCCACCTCCGCATCGACCGTAGGGTCCGTCGCCCAGGTGAATGCCGAGGCCCTTGCGGGTATTGCCTTTACACAACTTGTCCGGTCGGGCTGCCCCATGGTCTATGGCCAGTTCATGGTGGCCGTCGATATGAAGACCGGCGCTCCCATGGGCGGAACGCCGGAGGCTGCGCAGATGACGCTGATCATGGGTCAGCTCGCCCGCTTTTATGGTCTGCCTTTCCGCACATCCGCCTTCCATGTCGGCTCCAAGATTGCCGACGCTCAGGCGGGCTATGAAGGCAACATGCTCATGCATGCGGCGATCCTGTCCGGGGCCCATTACATCTGGCATGCCGCCGGCTGGCTGGAGGCGGGGCTGACCTGCGGCTATGGCAAGTTCATGCTCGACGCCGAGCAGTGCGAAGGGTGGTATCGCTATGCCCAGGGGGTGAACCTCGACGACCTCCAGGATGCCATGGCCGCCGTGAGGCAGGTGGGTCCCGCAGGCCATTTCCTCGGCACCCAGCATACCCTCGATCACTTCGAGAAGGCTTTCTTCATGCCATCCCTCATGGATTTCAATTCCTGGGAGCAATGGAGCGCCGAAGGGGAGCACACCGCCGAGCAGCGAGGAGTCGAAAAGGCCAAGGCGCTCCTGGCCAACTATGAAGAGCCGGAACTGGACCAGGCTGTGCACGAGGAGCTTCTGGATTTCATCGCCAGGCGCGAAGCGGTTTTGCCGACGGCTGCAGCCTGA
- a CDS encoding ABC transporter permease, translated as MIDFELMSRYGPVMLQGLWVTVQLVVISVTIGFLFATVLALARLSSNKLIAAPAFAYSYFFRATPILAQIFVIYYGAGQFRPVLQQYGLWFFFRDAFFCAAFAFTLNSAAYQGEILRGAIRAVPLGQIEAAQALGLHRWLIFFKITLPQALITALRPLGNEIILMIKASAVASVITVFDLMGATRLAFARSFDFQVYLWAAVLYLIIVEILRRVWNLLEQRMTRHLSLKTKSTEARGLQNAKMSSGKSVEPA; from the coding sequence ATGATTGACTTTGAGCTGATGTCCCGATACGGCCCCGTCATGCTGCAGGGACTATGGGTGACCGTGCAGCTTGTCGTCATTTCGGTGACCATAGGGTTCTTGTTCGCGACGGTTCTGGCCCTGGCGCGGCTGTCGTCCAACAAATTGATTGCTGCGCCCGCCTTCGCCTACAGCTATTTCTTTCGCGCCACCCCGATCCTGGCCCAGATCTTCGTCATCTATTACGGTGCTGGGCAGTTTCGTCCGGTCCTCCAGCAATACGGTCTCTGGTTTTTCTTCCGCGATGCGTTCTTTTGCGCGGCCTTCGCCTTCACGCTGAATTCGGCCGCGTATCAGGGTGAAATCCTCCGCGGCGCCATCCGCGCTGTGCCCCTGGGCCAGATCGAGGCGGCGCAGGCACTTGGCCTCCATCGTTGGCTGATCTTCTTCAAGATCACCTTGCCGCAGGCGCTGATCACCGCCCTCCGTCCTCTTGGCAATGAGATCATCTTGATGATCAAGGCCTCCGCTGTCGCCAGTGTCATTACGGTCTTTGATCTCATGGGCGCGACGCGGCTGGCCTTCGCCCGGTCTTTCGACTTTCAGGTCTATCTCTGGGCCGCGGTCCTCTATTTGATCATCGTCGAAATTCTGCGGCGGGTTTGGAATCTGTTGGAGCAACGGATGACGCGGCATCTCTCGTTAAAAACCAAGTCCACCGAGGCCCGAGGACTGCAGAATGCCAAGATGAGCAGTGGGAAGTCGGTAGAGCCGGCTTAG
- a CDS encoding secondary thiamine-phosphate synthase enzyme YjbQ, producing the protein MRSSEDVPLKQAMSMLVIPTRGRSIVDVTSRINDWLGGAGAANGLLTVVIRHTSASLIVQENTDPDVRKDLLDHFDVLAPRDARYRHDLEGPDDMPAHIKSALTQTSLSVPVSGGALSLGTWQAIYVMEHRDQPHQREIALHFIGSIEDKG; encoded by the coding sequence GTGAGATCATCAGAGGATGTGCCGCTGAAACAAGCGATGTCCATGCTCGTCATTCCAACGCGTGGACGGAGCATCGTGGACGTCACCTCCCGGATCAACGATTGGCTCGGCGGGGCAGGGGCCGCTAACGGGCTGCTTACGGTCGTAATCCGACACACATCGGCCTCGCTCATCGTTCAGGAAAATACAGATCCAGACGTCCGGAAGGACCTCCTGGATCATTTCGATGTATTGGCCCCCCGCGACGCGCGTTACCGCCATGACTTGGAAGGCCCGGACGACATGCCCGCGCATATCAAATCAGCCCTGACCCAGACGAGCCTCTCGGTGCCGGTCAGCGGCGGAGCGCTGTCATTGGGAACTTGGCAAGCGATTTACGTCATGGAGCACCGCGATCAGCCGCATCAGCGTGAAATTGCATTGCATTTCATAGGGTCAATAGAGGACAAAGGATGA
- the mscL gene encoding large conductance mechanosensitive channel protein MscL encodes MAGVIQEFKEFAVKGNVVDMAIGIIIGASFTTIVKSLVDDIFMPIVGLLTGGVDFTDFFITLKGAGEYPTLAAARAAGAVTINLGLFINACIAFLIVAWIMFMVVKAMNRLQRKAEAGTADVPPPRQEVLLEEIRDALVRNSTRP; translated from the coding sequence ATGGCAGGCGTCATTCAGGAATTCAAGGAATTTGCAGTCAAGGGCAATGTCGTGGACATGGCCATCGGCATCATCATCGGAGCATCATTCACCACGATCGTGAAGTCGCTGGTGGACGACATCTTCATGCCCATCGTTGGCCTCTTGACCGGCGGCGTCGACTTCACCGATTTCTTCATAACCCTCAAAGGCGCTGGCGAATACCCAACATTGGCGGCGGCAAGAGCTGCTGGAGCGGTGACGATCAACCTGGGCCTTTTCATCAATGCGTGCATCGCCTTTCTGATCGTTGCCTGGATCATGTTCATGGTGGTCAAGGCGATGAACCGGCTTCAGCGCAAGGCTGAGGCAGGAACCGCCGACGTACCGCCGCCTCGCCAGGAAGTCCTGCTTGAAGAGATCCGTGACGCCCTCGTCCGCAACTCGACCCGCCCCTGA